In bacterium, the DNA window GGCCGCCTGTTGGCTCCAATGGATCCTGTGGGACTATATCAAACCAGTGGCCTGGATCCTCTTCATCCCGGTGATCTCTGCAGCGCCGTGGATCGGCGGTTTATGGGGTGGCATCGGCGCATTGCTGATCTCTGTGGCCCTGGGATGGTTCTTTTTTGCCCAACCGCTGTACACCTCGATGCCTGCGCAATACGGGTTTCACCGATCCGTCATCATCATCCTGGGCACCGGCCTCCTCTTCAATCTTCTCTACTATCACTTGCTCAAATACAAAGCACGGCTGAAAGCGTTGA includes these proteins:
- a CDS encoding DUF4118 domain-containing protein yields the protein MIKINLSRRRMMRLAVAWLLPWAACWLQWILWDYIKPVAWILFIPVISAAPWIGGLWGGIGALLISVALGWFFFAQPLYTSMPAQYGFHRSVIIILGTGLLFNLLYYHLLKYKARLKALIENSDGCIWSVDRKYRLLVINSNAQRLLQSFGVYPGTPGTTSLPPAQGAEQSAFWKATYDRVFSGERVMMERPSLL